Within Hyphomicrobiales bacterium, the genomic segment CAAGGTGGCGTTGCATATGAGCCGCGAGGAAACCATCCTGACCCATCGCGGCCGCCCCGAGACCGACATCAAGGTGAAGATCGGCCTCACCAAGGAAGGCCGCATTACCGCGGCCGAATGCGAGGTCGTTCAGATCGGCGGCGCCTATGGCGGCTACGGCATCGTCACGGTGCTGTATTCCGGCAACCTGATGCACGCGATCTACGACATTCCGGCGACCAAATATGACGGCTACCGCGTCTACGCCAACCGCCCGCCCTGCGGCGCCATGCGCGGGCACGGCACGGTCGATATGCGCTATGCGTTCGAATCGCTGCTCGACGAGATGGCGATCGAACTGGAGCTCGACCCGTTCGAAGTGCGGCGCCAGAACCTGCTGACGGCGCCGACCGAGACCATGAACGGGCTGAAGGTCACGAGCTACGGCCTGCCCGAGTGCCTCGACAAGGTCGAGGCCGCGAGCGACTGGAAAAAGCGCATCGGCAAACTGCCGCCCGGGCGCGGCCTCGGCATGGCCTGTTCGCATTATGTCAGCGGCGCCGCCAAGCCGGTCAACTGGACCGGCGAGCCGCATGCCACCGTCAACGTCAAGCTCGACTTCGACGGCGGCGTGACCATCCTCACCGGCGCGTCCGATATCGGCCAGGGCTCCTCGACCATCGTCACGCTGGCCGTCGCCGAGGTATGCAAGCTCGACATGGGCCGCATCCGCGTCATCGCCAATGACAGCGCCATCACGCCGAAGGACAACGGCTCCTATTCCTCGCGCGTCACCTATATGGTCGGCAACGCGGCCATCGACGCGGCAAAGAATCTCAATAGCATTCTTGTCGCCGCCGCGGCCGCCAAGCTCGACGCCAAGCCCGAGGATATCGAGGTCGATGTCGAGACCTATCGCGTCTCCGGCAGCCAGGACCCCGGCCTCAGCTTCAAGGAGGTGGTCAGGGAGGCGCTGGTCGACACCGGCACCATCACCGTCAAGGGCACCTTCACGGTGCCGAAGGAGTTCCAGGGCGGCAAGCATCGCGGCGGCGCCGTCGGCTCGACCATGGGCTTCAGCTACGCCGCCGTGGTGGCAGAGGTCGAGGTCGACCAGGACACCGGCCAGGTGCGCGTCGAAAAAGTCTGGGCGGCGCAGGACTGCGGCTACGCCATCAACCCGCTCGCCGTCGAGGGTCAGATCCAGGGCGCCGTGTGGATGGGCCTCGGCCAGGCGCTGAGCGAGGGTACCCGCTTCCACGGTTGCCTGCCGCTGCACGGCAACATGCTCGACTACCGCGTGCCGACCATCGTCGAATCGCCGCCGATCGAGACCTACATCGTCGAGAGCATCGACCCTAACGGCCCGTTCGGCGCCAAGGAGGCGAGCGAGGGGGCGCTTGCGGCTTTTCTGCCGGCGCTCACGGCCGCCGTCGCCAACGCCACCGGACTGCGCGTCACCGAGCTTCCGGTGACGCCCGACCTGATGGTCGAGGCGCTGGCCCGCAAGCAGCACCGCGACCGCGTCGAAAAGGCGAGGAAAACCGCCGCATGACCGAAGTTCTTCCCGAATTCCGGGTGCTGCGCCCAAAAAGCGAGCAGGAAGCCATCGCCGCGCATCTGGAAAACGAGCGCGCGCGGTTTATATCCGGCGGCACCGACCTGATCCCCAATGTGCGCCGCGGGCTCGGCGATCCCGCCGTGCTGGTCGACCTGACCGGCATCGAAGCGCTCAAGAAGATCGTTCGCTCCAAGACCGGAACGCGCATCGGCGCCGGCGTCACGCTGACCGAATTGGCCGAGAACAAGGACATCGCAAAGAGCTATCCCGCGCTCGTTACCGCGGCCTCCTCGATCGCCGGACCCGGCCACCGCAACGCCGGCACGGTGGGCGGCAATCTGTGCATCGACACGCGATGCGTCTTCTACAATCAGAGCGAATGGTGGCGCCAATCCAACAATTACTGCCTCAAATACCAGGGTACGGTCTGCCATGTAGCGCCGAAGAGCACCTATTGCCACGCGGCCTTCAGCGGCGATCTCGCCCCGGTGCTGCTGGTGTTCGGCGCCAAGGTCGGGATTGCCGGCGCGGAGGGAACGAGGCAGGTGCCGCTGCCCGAGCTTTACGGCACCGACGGCCAGAACTATCTGGCGTTGCAGAGGGGCGAGTTCGTCACCGCCGTGCATCTGCCGGCCAAGGTTCGCCCGGCAAGCTATGAAAAGATGCGCGTGCGCGGGGCCATCGACTTTCCGCTCGCCGGCGTCGCCGTCGCCTTGACCCGCAAGGGCACGGCGGTGGAAAGCCTCGCCGTCGCCGTGACCGGCACCAACTCGCGCCCGTTCCTGGTCGCGGGCACCGAAGAGCTGGTCGGCGGGCCGCTCGACGAGGCGGCGCTCGAAAAGCTCGGCGACCTGGTCCAGAAACAGGTCTCGCCGATGCGCACCACAATCGTTTCCCCGTTTGGACGCCGGCGCATCGCCGCAGCCTTGGCGCGGCGCCAAGCGCATGCACTTTTCGAGCGGTGATGGCGCTTAAGGCTAAGCTCTTCAAGCGCAAACCGCCCAAATGGGTCACCGACGCCGGCGCGGCCAAGCGCCTCGACGCAAGGCCGATGATCGCGCGCGGCGAGGAGCCGCTGCGGCCGCTCATCGATCTTGCCGAGGGGATCGCCGCCGGCGGAACGCTGATCGTCGAGGCGCCGTTCGACCCCGCGCCGCTGCGCCGCATGTTGTCGCACATGGGCTTCGAGGACCATGCCGAGGAGCTGGCGCCCGGCCATTGGCGCATCCATTTCCGCCGCCGCGCCGCAGCTGAAGCCGAAGCGGCGGCGAACGGAGCCAAGGCGGCGCGAATCTGGAGCGAGGCGGAGGTCTGGCACATCGATGTGCGCGGCCTGGAGCCGCCCGAGCCGATGCACGCCATTATCTCGCTGATCGAAACGCCCGCCGTCGGCGGCCCGGTCATCGTCCACCACGAGCGCGAGCCGGTCTATCTCTATCCGGAGCTGGCCGAGCGCGGCTGGCGCTGGGCGCAGATCGCCGGCGAGCCAGGCGAGGTCCGCCTGCGCCTCGACCGGGACGAAGAGGCCGAATGAGTCTCGGCGCGGCCTTTCTCGGCGGCGCCAAGAGCCGGCTGTTGCCGGTCTCGATCCCGTTCCGCTTCTTTCTCGCCGGCATCGTCTTCCACATCCTGATGTGGTTCGCCCTTCTGCTCGCGGCCGGAGAGGCGCTCAACCATGCGGGAGGACTCGGGCCGACGCTCGGCGCCCTGCATTTTCTGACCCTCGGCGTGTTCGCGACGGTGGCCATCGGCGCGGCCTTGCAGATGCTCCCCGTCGCCACCCGACAGCCGATGCCGACCTCCTGGCCGATCCGCCTCGGCTTCTGGCTCTACGTCCCCGCCGTGCCGGTGCTGGTCCACGGCATGGCGAGCTACGATGTGACCCTGATGGCATGGGGCGGGGCGTTCGCCGGCTTCGGCATGCTGCTGCTGGCGGACCTTCTCGCCGACAATCTGCGCCGCGCCAGGAACCTGCCACTGGTCGCGGCCTATGGCTGGCTCGCCACCGTCTCGCTCGTCGCGCTGGTGCTCGCCGGACTTGCCCTGGTGTTCGATTTCGACCTCGCCTTCCTGCCCGATCATGCCGGCATCGCTTTGGCCCATGTCGTTCTCGCCGTGTTCGGCTTCATGGGCATGCTGGCGATAGGCTTCAGCCACATCCTGGTGCCGATGTTCGCCCTGTCGCCGGCGCCGCCGCGCACCATCGGCAAGGCGGGCTTCGTCCTGTGGGCGGGCGCGATCGGCTTCGCGGTGGCCGGCGCGCTGTTCGACAAGTCGGTGCTGTTCGCGGCCGGCGCGGCGCTGGCGCTTGCGGGCTCGGGCGTCTATCTGTGGACCATGGGCTGGGTCTGGCGCCGGCGGCTGCGCAAGCGACTGGGCCTCTCCTTCGTGCTGGTGCGGCTTTCCTGGGCGTTGCTCCCGGTCAGTCTCGCAATCGCGCTTGCCGCCAGCTTCGGGCTTGCCGGAGACCGCGGGGCGACGCTAGCCGGCTTCCTCGCCCTGTGGGGCTGGCTTTTGACCTTCCTACTGGCCATCCTGCAGCGCATCATGCCGTTTCTCGCCTCCATGCACGCCGTCAAGGTCGACGGCAAGCCGCCGCTCGTCTCCGAGCTTACGCCGGCGCTTCCCTTGCGCATCCACGCGCTCTGCCACGTCGCGGCGCTGATCCTCATTGCCGCCGGCATCGCGCTCGACCTTGCTCTTGCCGTCCGCCTCGGCGCGGTTGCAGGCCTTATCGGCAGCGTCGCCTTCGCGGCCTTTGCCTTCCCGCTCACGCGGCGGCTGTTCTTCACCGCCGCCCCGCCGGCCTAAGATCGCCGCCGCTGTGCCTTGCCGCCGGATTCGTGACAGAATTGATCGATGGACCATGAGAACCGCCGGGACACTCGCTGCCCGTATGGCGACTCGCTTGCCGAGGCGGTGATCGCCAGCCTCCGGCAGCCTGTCCTGGTGCTGAACGAATCGCTGGCGGTGGAGAAGGTCAATCCCGCCTTCCTTCGCACGTTCCGCACCACCGTGGAGGGAACGATCGGCCAGCCGATTTACGATCTCGGCGAGGGAGAATGGAACATTCCGCCGTTGCGGACGTTGCTGGAGGATATTCTTCCGAGGGAAAGAAGCATCGATGACTTCGAGATGCGGCATGAGTTCGCGCAAATCGCAGAGCGGATCATGCTGCTCAATGCACGCCGGATCGGGCGACGCAACCTGATCCTGCTCGTGATCGAGGACATTACCGAGCGCAAAGAGGCGCAGGAACGCCAGCAGATGCTGATGAGCGAGTTGAGCCACAGGGTCAAGAATCTGCTCGCGCTGGTCGATTCCATGGCCTCCCAGACCCTTGCCAAGAGCCGTTCGCTGAAGGATTTTGGCGAGGCGTTTCACGGCCGCATCCGCACGGTGGCGCGCTCTCACGGGCGCCTGTTCGCAAGCGAATGGACCAGCGCCGATATCGAAGAGCTGGTGCGGGAGACGTTCGACGGCTGCGCGATCGATGCCTTCCGCGTCGACATGGACGGCGAGCGCGTGATCCTGGCCCCGGACCACGCCATGGCGCTCAACCTGACAATTCACGAATTATGCACCAATGCGGTCAAGTATGGGGCCCTGTCCGTTCCCACCGGCAGGGTCCGCATGCGGTGGTCGGTGGAGCAGCGCGACGGCGCCCGCTGGATCCGACTTGAATGGCGGGAAAGCGGCGGACCGAGGGTCAGACAGCCGAGGCGCAAGGGGTACGGGACGCGATTGATCGAAACACTGTGTCCCTATGAGCTCGCGGGCGAGATCGATCTTCAGTACAGGCCGGACGGACTCGTTTGCGCGCTGGCGTTTCCGCTTGAGTGAATTGCGGTATCGGTGGAACGGTCGCCCATGCGGCGGCAAGTTCCAGAAACGAAGTAGTGTAATGACGTTGGCCGAAGCGAAGCCCGACATTGCCGGAAAAAATATCCTGATCGTCGAGGATGAGCTGCTTCTCGCGCTCGATCTGCAATCGATCGTGGAGGATCTCGGCGCCGTCGTCCTCGGCCCGGCATCGTCGATCGAAACGGCAATGGCCCTGCTCGGCAAAGACGCGCCGGACGCGGCGCTGCTCGACGCCAATCTTCGGGGCAGCCGGGTAACGCCGGTCGCCGAGGCACTCAAAGAGCGCAATATCCCCTTCGTGATGGTCACCGGCTATGGACGCTTGGCAATGGCCGAAGCGATCCTGGAGGAAGCGCCGCGCGTGCGAAAGCCGTTCAGCCCGGAGGATATCCGCGCCGCTCTCGCCGACCTGCTCGACACCTCGCCTTAAGAGCGGCACCCGCAGCCGGCCCGCCGCGCGGTAACATGTGTCCACGCACAAAGAAAAGGCTCAGGGAAAGGACAATTTGCCGCCGTTCGAGCCGCTCCGGCCGGTTGCCTCGTCGATTAATCCGTATTATAGTACCGAATTAGTTATTTGAACCGCTTCAACGCAAGGTAAGCCTCATGGACTTCGCGCGACACATCACTCGCACCCTGCACGACGAGCATCTGGCGACCATCGCCCTCATCAACCGGATGGAAGACCGCATCGTGGCGCACCGGCCGGGCAACCCGCCGGACGCCGCCGACCCGGAGGTCGCCAAACTTCTGCGCGACATCGCAAGCTCCGTGGAGGCGGAGATCAAATCCCATTTCGCCTTCGAGGAGGGCTCGCTGTTCCCGCGCCTCGAGGAGAGGGGAGACGGCGGCATCGGCGAATTGCTGACCGAAGAGCATCGCGTCGTGCTGCCGATCGGCGAGCGGCTGGTGGCGCTCGCCCGCGCCGCCCGCGAGAACGGCTTCAACGCCGAGAGCTGGGCCGAGTTCCGCCGCCTCGCCGGCGAGTTCGTCGAGCGCATGATCGCCCATATCCAGAAGGAGGAAATGGGCCTGTTGCCGGTTCTCGACGACATTATTGACGAGGATCAAGACGCCGAGCTCAGCACCGCTTACGCTATGAGCCGGTAGCAGGCAGCGCCGGCTCCGGGAGGCCGAACCCCATGGCAAGCAAGACCAACGAAATGATCGTCCGGCCGCTCGAAGCGGCGGATCTCGAAGCCGTCATCGCCATCGACACGGCGACCGCGGGACGGGCGCGCAACGGCTTCTTCGAACGCCGCTTCGCCGCCGCGGCCAAGGACCCGAAACGGTTCGTCTATGTCGGCGCCGCCGACAATGGCGCGCTCAAGGGCTTCGCCTTGGTCCGCATTCTCGCCGGCGAATACGGCACGGCCGATGAGATCGCGGTGCTCGACGCCATCGGCGTGGAGCCTGCGGCGCAGGGCCAGGGCATCGGCCAGGCGCTGTTGACGCGGATCGACGAAGCCATGCGCGAGAAGAACATCCGCGAGGTGCGCACCCAGACCGACTGGACCAGCCACGAGCTGCTCGGCTTCCTCGAAGCGGCGGGATTCGAGCTGGCGCCGTGGCTGGTGCTGTCGCGTGACGTCAGCCACCCGGCCGACTGGTAGGCGCCGGACGACAAGGAGACCGCAGGCCATGGCGAATCCCGGACCGCGCATTCCGCCCCGCGCCGACGAGGCGGCCGAGATCGACTATTCCCAGCCCGCCATCGACGATTTCGAGGCGCTGTCGCGCGACAGGCTGCCGGTGCGTTCGATGCGCGCGGAGGACCTTAACGCGCTGATCGCCATCGACCGGCGCATCACCGGCCGCGAACGGCGCGCCTATTACGAGCACAAGCTCGCCGAAACCATGGACGAGACCGGCGTGCGGGTTTCCCTCGTCGCCGAGCAGGACGGACGCCCGGTCGGCTTCATCATGGCACGGGTCGATTTCGGCGAGTTCGGCCGCACCGACCCGGAGGCCGTCATCGACACGATCGGCGTCGACCCGACGAGCACCCGCCAGGCCGTCGGTACGGCGATGATGTCGCAGCTGATGGTCAACCTGATGGCGCTTCAGGTCGAGCGGGTGCGCACCGAGGTCGTCTGGAACAATTACCCGCTGACCTCCTTTCTGGAACATTGCGGTTTCAAGCCGGCGCAGCGGCTGGCGCTCAAACGAACGATCTAGAGCGGTTCGTTGACCGCAGTCCTGTTCACACCGTTAAAGAGCAGGAGGGCAAGCTTCGCCCACGGGCAGCCCCGCCATAGTGCGGGACGAGCGGCCCCTGGACGCCCTCCCCGGGCGGCCGCGCCGACTCAATAAATGCAGACCCGCCGGAGGCGCCGCTCCTCTCCCCGTGGGCGGTGTCGGATCCGGACCACGCCCCCGCACGGAAGAAGATGCGTCCGAGTCTAAGGGCGCTCCGGAGAGCGGCGATAACTTTGCCGGAAAAAATTGTTGCCGGTTAACGGAAGGTTAAGATGGGGCAAGGGCGTTGCCTTCCTCGCCTCCCCCCTTGCGGGGGAGGCCGGGCGCCGGAGCGCCGGCGAGGGCGGCAGGGAGGGGGGTCAAGGCGAGTGGGCCGAAACGCGAGTCCGGCAGCACAAGAAGCGGCTGCTCCGCTCACCCCCACCCAGCTTCGGCTAAGCTCGCCTGCGGCCCGCCAAGCCTGTACATCCCTCCCCCGTCAAGGGGGAGGGGAAGTTTGGTTTGGGGCTTCCCTCCTCTGGTCATCCCGGCCGAAGCGGAGCGGAGAGCCGGGATCCAGTAACCTCCAGCGTCAATGATCGGGCTCGGCGGATACTGGGTCACCCGGTCAAGCCGGGTGACGACGAATGAGGGTTGATCGAAGCCCTGCCCTCCCTCCTTTGCCGTTGCCGGGCCCGACCCGGCAATCCATGCGGTCCTGCCGCGATTTCACACGGTCCAAAGGTATCGGCGGCCTCTCATCATGGACCCGCGGGTCGAGCCGGCGGGTGACGACGCCGTAAGAGGGACCGCCCCGGCCGTCGCTTGTCCGGGATGACGGATTAGGGGGAAAGCCTAGATCCACCAGTCCACCCTCCCCGTCAGCCGGAAGGAATATGGCGCCACGGCAACGGCGATATGTCGCGGCCATCGGCTTCGGCTGGGATTTCTTCCGCTTTGTCGGGAACCACCGCGCGGCTGCGGGAAAAAACCGTTGCCCGTTGCCGTTCCCGACGGCTAAAATGCCGGTGAATGAATGCTCATTCAACGACACTCCGGAGTGAGAGGGGGTTGAATGAAGCCGGAGTTCGGGTGTCAATGGCAAAACGCGGGCGGCACGTGCCGGCGGCGGGCAAATTGAAGGGCGCAGGGACCGGCGGCGCGCATTTTGGAGATGCATGGGCCGGCCGGTCGGGCCCGCCGTGCGCAGACTGTTAGGCGCTGGAGCCGGCGGGGCGTATGCCGAGGAGGCCGGCGAGGAAGCTCGTTGGGTCGCACCGCCAGGACCCATGCCGGCGGCACCCGCATGAGGAGCAAGGGAGGCAAGGAAGTGATTTCTCTGGAGACCCGCGACGGTTACGCCGTCGCCACCCTGTCGCGGCCGCCGGTCAATGCCATCAACGAGGAGTGGCTCGACCGGCTCTCCGAGATCGTGGACGAGGTCGACGCCGACGCGAAGGTGCATGTGCTGGTGATACGCTCCGACCAGGCGAGCTTCTGCGGCGGCGCCGACCTCAAGCTGATGCGCGAGCGTTTCGCCACCGAAGAGGGCCGCGCCGACATGATCGCCTTCGTGCGCCGCATCCAGGAGGTCTATCGGCGGCTCGAGGCGATGCCGGCGGTCTCGATCGCCGAGGTCTGCGGCCCGGCGCTGGGGGGCGGCCTGGAGCTCGCGCTTTCCTGCGATTTCCGCATTATCGCCGATGAGGCCAAGGTCGGCCTGCCCGAGGTCCGGCTCGGCCTTCTGCCCGGCGCCGGCGGGACCCAGCGCCTGACCCGCGTCTGCGGCGTCGCCACGGCCAAGCGGCTGATTCTCGGCGGCGAAATCGTCGACGGCAAGGAGGCCGAACGCATCGGGCTTGCCCATTGGGCGGTGCCGGCGGCGGAAATCGCCGCCTTCACCGACAAACAGGCAAGATCCCTGGCTGGACTGTCGGGGCCGGCGCTCGGCTACTGCAAGCACTGTATCGAGGCTGCGGTCCATATGTCGCCGGACGGGTTCGAGCGCGAACTGACCGGAACAAACGCGCTGTTCGCCGACCCGGAAACGCAAAAGCGCGTGCGCGCGTTTCTGGAAGGCAAGAGCGGGCGGCGCGCATCGGCGTAAGACGCGCGAGGGGGTCGATGGAGGGGACGTTTCTCGACGGCCGGCGGTGCGAGCTGGAAGAGCGGCGCGGCATTTGGCCCGACCGCGTCATCACCGATTATTTCGACCGCTGGGTCGCCGAACGGTCCGATGCCGTCGCGGTGATTGCTTACCGCTCGCAGGACGGCGCCCCCACCACCCTGACCTTTGCCGAACTCGACGAGAAGGTTTCAAGGATTGTCGCCGGGTTGAAGGCGCTCGGCGTAAAAAAGGGCGACGTCGTCGCCTATCAGCTTCCCAATTGGTGGCAGTTCCCGGCGCTCATCCTCGCCTGCACGCGATTGGGCGCGGTCAACAACCCGCTGATGCCGATCTTCCGCCGCCGCGAGCTTGCCTTCATGCTGGCCCACTCCGAGGCCAAGGTGCTGATCGCGCCTACGCGCTTCAGGAGCTTCGACCACGCGGCGCTCGCCCGCGAGCTGCAGCGGGAGGTCGGGACGCTCAAGCATGTGCTGCTCATCGGCGGTAAGGGCGAACATTCCTTCGAGGCGCGATGCCTGGCCGCGCCCGCGCCCGGCAAGATTCGCGGCGCCGAGACCGAGCCGAACGACCCCACCCAATTGCTGTTCACCTCCGGCACCACCGGCGAGCCGAAGGGCGTCGTGCATACCTCCAACACGCTGATCGGCACCACCCTCACATTCATCGAGCGGATGCGGCTCGGCGATCGGGACGTGGTGTTCATGCCCTCGCCGCTCGCCCATCAGGCGGGCTACGAATATGGCGGCCTGGTGGCGCTCATCATCGGCGTGCCGATGGTGCTGCAGGATGTCTGGAACTCCGAGACCGCGCGTGACTTGATCACGACCCACGGCGTTACCTACACCTTCGCGGCCACCCCGTTCCTCGCCGACCTGGCGCACCTTCCCGGCATCGAGGAAGCCAGCCTCGACGCCTTCCGCCTGTTCGTCACCTCGGGCGCGCCGATCCCACCGCCGGTCGTCGCCGCCGCCCAGGAGAAACTGAAGGTCACCGTCGTCAGCGGCTGGGGCATGACCGAATGCGGCATCCTGACCTGCACCGAGCTTTCCGGCTACAAGGTCTTGGAAAGCGACGGCCATGCGCTGCCCGGCGAGGAGGTGCGCATCGTCGATCGGAACCGGAAGGAGGTGGCGCGCGGCGTCGAGGGCACCTTCGAGTTTCGCGGGCCGGCCCTGTTCATCGGCTATCTGAAGCGACCCGACCTCTACGATGTCGACAAGGACGGCTGGTTCGACACCGGCGACCTGGCGCGCATGGACGAGGAAGGCTATGTCCGCATCACCGGCCGCAAGAAGGACATCATCATCCGCGGCGGCGAGAACATCCCCGTCGTCGAGGTCGAGAACGCCGTCTACCGGCTCAAGGATGTGCTCGACGCGGCGGTGGTCGCCATGCCCGATCCGCGGCTCGGCGAGCGGGCCTGCTGTTTCGTGCATCTGGTCGACGGCGCGAGCCTCGATCTGGAAGGGCTGAAACGGCATCTTGCAAGCGAGGGGGTTGCCAAGAATTATTGGCCGGAGCGGCTCGAGATCATCGACGAGATGCCGCGCACGGTGACCGGAAAGATCCAGAAATTCCTGCTGCGCGAGCGCGCCAAGGCGTTCGGCGGCGCACGATAATGGGAGGCCGTCTTGCTTGAAGGATGCGTGCCCTGGCCGGAGGAGCTGGCCGCGAGCTACCGGCAAAAAGGCTATTGGGAAGACATCACGCTCGGGCAGATGCTGGATGCGCGGATCGCCGAGACGCCCGACGCCGAGGTGCTGGTCTCGGGCGATGAGCGCCTGACCTACGCGGGGCTCGGCCGGCGCATCGACCGCCTCGCCTATCGGTTGCACGAGGCCGGGCTGAAGCCCCTCGACCGCGTCGTCCTGCAGCTTGGAAACGGCATCGACTTCGTCCTCGCCTTCTTTGCGCTGGTGCGCATCGGCGTCATCCCGGTGATGGCGCTGCCGCCGCACCGGCGCACCGAGATCCGCCATTTCGTCGCCCGCTCCGGCGCCGTCGGCTATGTCGTCCCCGACCGCGTCAAGGATTTCGACTATCGCGACATGGCCGACGAGGTGCGCAAGGAGTATCCGCGTCTCGGCCATGTCTTCGTGTCGGGCGAGGCGGGCCCCGGCCAGACGTCTCTGGCCGACCTGCTGGCGGCGCCGGCCGACGCGGAGGCGGTCCGCACCACCCTTGCGCGGCTCAGCCCGGACCCCGCCGAGGTGGCGCTGATGCTGCTGTCGGGCGGCACCACGGCGCTGCCCAAGCTGATCCCGCGCACCCACAACGACTATGTCTGCAACTGCAAGCTGAGCGGCCGGCTCGCCGGCTTCTCGCCCAAGACCGTGTTCCTCGCCGTGCTGCCCATGGGGCACAATTTCACCCTCGCCTCGCCGGGCATCCTCGCCATCTTCGCCTATGGCGGCAAGGTGGTGGTGGCGCCGGGGCCGCGGGCGGCCGACGTCTTTCCCGTCATCGAGCGCGAGCGCGTCACCGCGACGGCGACCGCCGTGCCGCTGGTCGCAACCTGGCTCGAGGCGCCCGAGCGCGGGCAATACGACCTTTCCTCGCTCCGCCTGATCCAGAGCGGCGGCGCCCGCCTGCCGCCGGAATTGCGCCGGCGGGTGCGCGCCCGCTTCGGCTGCGTCTATCAGGAGGTCTACGGCACCGCCGAGGGGCTGTTGAACATGACCCGGCTTAACGATCCCGACGAGATCATCGAGCAGAGCTCCGGCGCGCCGGTGTGCGAGGACGACGAGATCAAGGTCGTCGACGATGCGGGCAACGAAGTGCCGGACGGCACGCCGGGCGAGCTCGTCACCCGCGGCCCCTACACGATCCGCGGCTATTACGACAACCCGGAGGCCAACGACAAGGGCTTCACCGATGACGGCTTCTACCGCATGGGCGACGTGGTGCGGAAGATCGGCCGCTATGTCTATACCGAGGGGCGCAAGAAGGACCTGGTCAATCGCGGCGGCGAGAAGATCAGCTGCGACGAGGTCGAGGACCATATCCTTGCCCACCCCAAGGTGCGCAATGTCTGCGTCGTCGCCATGCCCGACGAGATTTTCGGCGAGAAGGCCTGCGCCTACGCGATTCTCGCCGAGGGCGAGACGCTGAGCTTGAAGGAGCTTTGCGACTTTCTTCTCAAGCGCGAGATCGCCAAGTTCAAGCTGCCGGAGCGGCTCGAGATCGTCGACGCATTCCCCATCAGTCCGGCGGGGAAAATCCTGCGGCGGGATTTGCGCGAGCGCATCGAGGCCAAAATCGCCGAGGAACGGGGCGCTGCGAGCGCCGCAAGGAGCTAGAAGGAGAGGCGCATGGGCCTGTTGGACGGGAAGGTCGCATTGGTCACCGGCGGCGGCCGTAGCATCGGAAAGGCCTTTTCGACCGCGCTGGCGCGTGAGGGCGCGGCCGTCGTCATCGCCGACATCGCCGAGGAGGCACC encodes:
- a CDS encoding enoyl-CoA hydratase/isomerase family protein, yielding MGRTARTHAGGTRMRSKGGKEVISLETRDGYAVATLSRPPVNAINEEWLDRLSEIVDEVDADAKVHVLVIRSDQASFCGGADLKLMRERFATEEGRADMIAFVRRIQEVYRRLEAMPAVSIAEVCGPALGGGLELALSCDFRIIADEAKVGLPEVRLGLLPGAGGTQRLTRVCGVATAKRLILGGEIVDGKEAERIGLAHWAVPAAEIAAFTDKQARSLAGLSGPALGYCKHCIEAAVHMSPDGFERELTGTNALFADPETQKRVRAFLEGKSGRRASA
- a CDS encoding AMP-binding protein codes for the protein MEGTFLDGRRCELEERRGIWPDRVITDYFDRWVAERSDAVAVIAYRSQDGAPTTLTFAELDEKVSRIVAGLKALGVKKGDVVAYQLPNWWQFPALILACTRLGAVNNPLMPIFRRRELAFMLAHSEAKVLIAPTRFRSFDHAALARELQREVGTLKHVLLIGGKGEHSFEARCLAAPAPGKIRGAETEPNDPTQLLFTSGTTGEPKGVVHTSNTLIGTTLTFIERMRLGDRDVVFMPSPLAHQAGYEYGGLVALIIGVPMVLQDVWNSETARDLITTHGVTYTFAATPFLADLAHLPGIEEASLDAFRLFVTSGAPIPPPVVAAAQEKLKVTVVSGWGMTECGILTCTELSGYKVLESDGHALPGEEVRIVDRNRKEVARGVEGTFEFRGPALFIGYLKRPDLYDVDKDGWFDTGDLARMDEEGYVRITGRKKDIIIRGGENIPVVEVENAVYRLKDVLDAAVVAMPDPRLGERACCFVHLVDGASLDLEGLKRHLASEGVAKNYWPERLEIIDEMPRTVTGKIQKFLLRERAKAFGGAR
- a CDS encoding AMP-binding protein gives rise to the protein MLEGCVPWPEELAASYRQKGYWEDITLGQMLDARIAETPDAEVLVSGDERLTYAGLGRRIDRLAYRLHEAGLKPLDRVVLQLGNGIDFVLAFFALVRIGVIPVMALPPHRRTEIRHFVARSGAVGYVVPDRVKDFDYRDMADEVRKEYPRLGHVFVSGEAGPGQTSLADLLAAPADAEAVRTTLARLSPDPAEVALMLLSGGTTALPKLIPRTHNDYVCNCKLSGRLAGFSPKTVFLAVLPMGHNFTLASPGILAIFAYGGKVVVAPGPRAADVFPVIERERVTATATAVPLVATWLEAPERGQYDLSSLRLIQSGGARLPPELRRRVRARFGCVYQEVYGTAEGLLNMTRLNDPDEIIEQSSGAPVCEDDEIKVVDDAGNEVPDGTPGELVTRGPYTIRGYYDNPEANDKGFTDDGFYRMGDVVRKIGRYVYTEGRKKDLVNRGGEKISCDEVEDHILAHPKVRNVCVVAMPDEIFGEKACAYAILAEGETLSLKELCDFLLKREIAKFKLPERLEIVDAFPISPAGKILRRDLRERIEAKIAEERGAASAARS